In Candidatus Eremiobacterota bacterium, a single genomic region encodes these proteins:
- a CDS encoding formamidopyrimidine-DNA glycosylase, giving the protein MPELPDVAAYIAALEPRIVQQPLERVRLANPFLLRTAEPPIASAEGRAVRELRRVGKRIAIGLEGELWLVIHLMIAGRLHWRPHGATLAGRNALAAFDFPDGSLVLTEAGSKRRASLHLVRGEAELAALDPGGIDVFACDLTAFRAALTAENRTLKRALTDPRILSGIGNAYSDEILHEARLSPVALTHNLKPEEWERLFDATRKTLQLWIDRLRDEASSAFPEKVTAFRDDMAVHGRYGKPCPRCGAPIQRIRYADNETNYCPACQTGGKLLADRSLSRLLGSDWPRTLDELEALKRR; this is encoded by the coding sequence ATGCCTGAGCTGCCCGACGTCGCGGCGTACATCGCGGCGCTCGAACCGCGGATCGTCCAGCAGCCGCTCGAGCGCGTGCGGCTGGCGAACCCGTTTTTGCTGCGCACCGCCGAGCCGCCGATCGCCAGCGCGGAAGGCCGCGCCGTGCGTGAGCTGCGGCGCGTCGGGAAGCGGATCGCGATCGGGCTCGAGGGCGAGCTGTGGCTGGTGATCCATTTGATGATCGCGGGGCGGCTGCACTGGCGTCCGCACGGCGCGACGCTCGCCGGCCGCAACGCGCTCGCGGCGTTCGATTTTCCCGACGGGTCGCTGGTGCTGACCGAGGCCGGCTCGAAACGGCGCGCGTCGTTGCACCTCGTGCGCGGCGAAGCGGAGCTGGCGGCGCTCGATCCGGGCGGGATCGACGTGTTCGCGTGCGACCTCACCGCGTTTCGCGCGGCGCTCACCGCCGAGAACCGCACGCTCAAGCGCGCGCTGACCGATCCGCGCATCCTGAGCGGGATCGGCAACGCCTACTCGGACGAGATCCTGCACGAGGCGCGGCTCTCGCCGGTGGCGCTGACGCACAACCTGAAACCGGAGGAGTGGGAACGGCTTTTCGACGCGACGCGCAAGACGCTTCAGCTCTGGATCGACCGCCTGCGCGACGAAGCGTCCTCCGCATTCCCCGAAAAGGTCACCGCGTTTCGCGACGACATGGCCGTGCACGGCCGCTACGGCAAGCCGTGTCCGCGCTGCGGCGCGCCGATCCAGCGGATTCGCTACGCCGACAACGAGACGAACTATTGCCCCGCGTGCCAGACCGGCGGGAAGCTGCTCGCCGATCGAAGTCTTTCGCGGCTGCTCGGCTCCGACTGGCCGCGCACGCTGGACGAGCTCGAGGCGCTCAAGCGGCGTTAG
- a CDS encoding acetyl-CoA C-acetyltransferase translates to MAEAYIAGAVRTAGGRKGGKLAGWHPADLAAHVLDALIERSGADPAAVEDVILGCVVQIGQQAMNVARNAVLASKLPESVPGTTVDRQCGSSQQALHFAAQAVMSGTMDVVIAGGVESMTRVPISASTAFPAQHGYGVYKSPHMDERYPGVEFSQFDGAEMIARKYELSRDELDAYSFDSHRKAIAATEDGLFSAEIVPLEVTLADGSNAVHAIDEGIRFDASLEAIRSVKLLREGGRVTAASSSQICDGASACLIANERGLKALAIEPLARIVHLSVLGHDPVIMLEAPIPATQRALAKAGMTIDQIDLYEVNEAFAPVPLAWLRETGADPVKLNVHGGAIALGHPLGASGTKLMTTLLHALARRNGRYGLQTMCEGGGLANVTIVERLSANAA, encoded by the coding sequence ATGGCAGAAGCCTACATCGCCGGCGCGGTGCGGACCGCCGGCGGCCGCAAGGGCGGGAAGCTCGCCGGCTGGCATCCGGCCGACCTGGCCGCGCACGTGCTCGACGCGCTGATCGAGCGCAGCGGCGCGGATCCCGCCGCGGTCGAGGACGTGATCCTCGGCTGCGTGGTGCAGATCGGACAGCAGGCGATGAACGTCGCGCGCAACGCCGTGCTGGCTTCGAAGCTTCCGGAGAGCGTGCCGGGCACCACCGTGGACCGGCAGTGCGGATCCTCGCAGCAGGCGCTGCACTTCGCCGCGCAAGCGGTGATGTCGGGGACGATGGACGTCGTGATCGCCGGCGGCGTCGAGAGCATGACGCGCGTTCCGATCAGCGCGTCGACGGCGTTTCCCGCCCAGCATGGCTACGGCGTCTACAAGAGCCCGCACATGGACGAGCGGTATCCCGGGGTGGAGTTCAGCCAGTTCGATGGCGCCGAGATGATCGCGCGTAAGTACGAGCTTTCCCGCGACGAGCTCGACGCGTACAGCTTCGACAGCCATCGCAAGGCGATCGCCGCGACCGAGGACGGGCTCTTCAGCGCGGAGATCGTCCCGCTCGAGGTCACGCTCGCGGACGGCTCGAACGCCGTGCACGCGATCGACGAAGGGATTCGGTTCGACGCGAGCCTCGAAGCGATACGGTCGGTGAAATTGCTGCGTGAAGGCGGGCGCGTCACCGCGGCGAGTTCCAGTCAGATCTGCGACGGCGCTTCGGCGTGCCTCATCGCGAACGAGCGCGGGCTGAAGGCGCTCGCGATCGAGCCGCTCGCGCGGATCGTGCACCTAAGCGTGCTGGGACACGATCCGGTGATCATGCTGGAAGCGCCGATTCCGGCGACGCAGCGCGCACTCGCGAAGGCGGGAATGACGATCGATCAGATCGACCTGTACGAAGTGAACGAAGCGTTCGCGCCGGTCCCGCTGGCGTGGCTGCGCGAGACCGGCGCCGATCCGGTGAAGCTCAACGTCCACGGCGGCGCGATCGCGCTCGGCCACCCGCTCGGCGCTTCCGGCACGAAGCTGATGACGACGCTGCTGCACGCGCTCGCCCGCCGCAACGGCCGCTACGGCCTGCAGACGATGTGCGAGGGCGGCGGCCTCGCCAACGTGACGATCGTCGAGCGGCTGTCAGCTAACGCCGCTTGA
- a CDS encoding ABC transporter ATP-binding protein, with protein sequence MSDAIVVERLVKRYGELDAVAGISFSVPRGTVFGLLGRNGAGKTTTLECCIGLNRPTSGRVRVLGLDPTAPRDLARLRPRIGVQLQATSLPEKASVREVLELYAAYYGIAPRSAEMAARVGLDGKLERQVAQMSGGEQQRLALALALQHDPEVLFLDEPTAGMDAFGRRILWGEVERLRDAGKTIVLTTHYIEEAQRLAGCVCVVQRGTIVAEDTPAELVAKHGGEATVTIVADGFEPDAALRALGRWTNGAEWKLTTHGEPGLALAAVVTHANAAGATIHSLDMHRPTLEDAFIAITGEKIGEAG encoded by the coding sequence GTGAGCGATGCGATCGTCGTCGAGCGGCTCGTCAAGCGCTACGGCGAGCTCGACGCGGTCGCCGGCATCAGCTTTTCCGTCCCGCGCGGCACGGTCTTCGGGCTGCTCGGCCGCAACGGCGCGGGAAAGACGACGACGCTGGAATGCTGCATCGGGCTCAACCGGCCGACCTCGGGCCGGGTCCGCGTCCTGGGCTTGGATCCGACGGCGCCGCGCGATCTGGCGCGGCTGCGGCCGCGGATCGGCGTTCAGCTGCAGGCGACCTCGCTGCCGGAAAAGGCGAGCGTGCGCGAAGTGCTGGAACTCTACGCCGCGTACTACGGGATCGCACCGCGTTCGGCCGAGATGGCGGCGCGGGTCGGGCTCGACGGCAAGCTCGAGCGCCAGGTCGCGCAGATGTCGGGCGGCGAGCAGCAGCGGCTCGCTCTCGCGCTGGCGCTGCAGCACGATCCCGAGGTGTTGTTTCTCGACGAGCCGACCGCCGGGATGGACGCGTTCGGACGGCGCATCTTGTGGGGTGAGGTCGAGCGGCTGCGCGACGCGGGGAAAACGATCGTGCTGACGACGCACTACATCGAGGAGGCGCAGCGGCTCGCCGGCTGCGTCTGCGTCGTGCAGCGCGGGACGATCGTCGCCGAGGACACGCCGGCCGAGCTGGTCGCGAAGCACGGCGGCGAGGCGACGGTAACGATCGTCGCGGACGGTTTCGAGCCGGACGCCGCGCTGCGCGCGCTCGGCCGCTGGACGAACGGCGCGGAGTGGAAGCTCACCACGCACGGCGAGCCGGGGCTCGCGCTGGCCGCGGTGGTCACGCACGCGAACGCGGCCGGCGCGACGATCCACTCGCTCGACATGCACCGGCCGACGCTCGAGGACGCCTTCATCGCGATCACCGGCGAGAAGATCGGAGAAGCGGGATGA
- a CDS encoding ABC transporter permease produces the protein MTLLRMFLVQTKMHFLWYFRRDGEMIFWTLAMPVFFLVLFSFAFSSGPTSRTSGFLVPGIIGAQVLSAGFWGVGVMLATFREKHLLKRVYLTPMPAWVFFASLVVYRMVLLAAQALLLVAAGALLFHVRIAGNPFEIAFVLLLGTATFVSLGTIVGALARTTESANNIASVLTVPLAFLSDAYVPIDRFPHAVASTLRLLPSTQFIDTFRDVSIYGQSLAQHGAWLGMLVLWALAGTAISARTFRWT, from the coding sequence ATGACGCTGCTGCGGATGTTCCTCGTGCAGACGAAGATGCACTTCCTGTGGTACTTCCGGCGCGACGGCGAGATGATCTTCTGGACGCTCGCGATGCCGGTCTTCTTTCTGGTGCTGTTCTCGTTCGCGTTCTCGAGCGGGCCGACGTCACGCACGTCGGGATTCCTGGTGCCGGGGATCATCGGCGCGCAAGTGCTGAGCGCGGGGTTCTGGGGCGTCGGCGTGATGCTGGCGACGTTCCGCGAGAAGCACCTGCTCAAGCGCGTCTACCTGACGCCGATGCCCGCCTGGGTGTTCTTCGCCTCGCTGGTCGTCTATCGCATGGTGCTGCTCGCCGCGCAAGCGCTGCTGCTCGTCGCGGCCGGCGCGCTGCTGTTCCACGTGCGGATCGCCGGCAACCCCTTCGAGATTGCCTTTGTGTTGCTGTTGGGGACGGCGACGTTCGTCTCGCTCGGCACGATCGTCGGCGCGCTGGCCCGCACCACGGAGAGTGCGAACAACATCGCCTCGGTCCTCACCGTCCCGCTGGCATTTCTCTCCGACGCGTACGTGCCGATCGACCGCTTCCCGCACGCCGTCGCCTCGACGCTGCGGCTGCTGCCGTCGACGCAGTTCATCGACACTTTCCGCGACGTCTCGATCTACGGCCAGTCGCTCGCGCAGCACGGCGCGTGGCTCGGGATGCTGGTGCTGTGGGCGCTCGCCGGGACGGCGATCAGCGCGCGCACGTTCCGCTGGACGTAG
- a CDS encoding FAD-binding oxidoreductase, whose protein sequence is MGARRDGDQRAHVPLDVARAVGGSAAAIVIVGGGVIGASVAYHLAARGVREVVVLDRAPRAGEGSTGRATGGFRVQFASAVEVRLSLLAREKLRRFTAETGGDCGYVPAGYLWVATNEDELAALRDALAVQRANGVADAREVSAAEIAALNPALARDGIAGGTYCPSDGFIRPLQILDGYRRAAERLGARFVWDAEVTAFERAHDGRIANVHTAREAFAADHVVNAAGAWAAQVARLAGVELPVTPLRRQVAVTVPTSALPATMPMTLFAGDGFHLRVRDGRVLLLLPTDGATDDPFGVSVEPEWVETVARLARARVPLLADVPIDRAACWAGLYEMSPDGRAIVGIAPGVPNLCFVSGSSGHGVMHAPALGQLVAEIIVDGAARSLDAEPLRPDRSFGAVQPARAHRL, encoded by the coding sequence GTGGGCGCTCGCCGGGACGGCGATCAGCGCGCGCACGTTCCGCTGGACGTAGCGCGCGCGGTGGGCGGTTCGGCGGCGGCCATCGTCATCGTCGGCGGCGGCGTGATCGGCGCCAGCGTCGCTTACCATCTCGCCGCGCGCGGCGTGCGCGAGGTCGTCGTGCTCGACCGCGCACCGCGCGCCGGGGAGGGCAGCACGGGCCGCGCGACCGGAGGTTTTCGCGTGCAGTTCGCGAGCGCGGTCGAGGTGCGGCTCTCGCTGCTCGCGCGCGAGAAGCTGCGCCGTTTCACCGCAGAGACGGGCGGCGACTGCGGCTATGTCCCGGCCGGCTACCTCTGGGTTGCGACGAACGAGGACGAGCTCGCCGCGCTGCGCGATGCGCTCGCGGTGCAGCGCGCGAACGGCGTCGCGGACGCGCGCGAAGTGAGCGCCGCCGAAATCGCGGCGCTGAACCCCGCGCTCGCGCGCGACGGGATCGCCGGCGGAACGTACTGCCCGAGCGACGGCTTCATTCGCCCGCTGCAGATCCTCGACGGCTATCGCCGCGCGGCAGAACGTCTCGGCGCGCGCTTCGTCTGGGACGCGGAAGTCACCGCATTCGAGCGCGCGCACGACGGCCGCATCGCGAACGTTCACACCGCGCGCGAGGCGTTCGCGGCCGACCATGTCGTCAACGCGGCCGGCGCGTGGGCCGCGCAGGTTGCGCGGCTCGCCGGCGTCGAGCTGCCCGTGACTCCGCTGCGACGGCAAGTCGCGGTGACGGTGCCGACCAGCGCGCTGCCCGCGACGATGCCGATGACGCTCTTCGCCGGCGACGGCTTCCACCTGCGCGTGCGCGACGGCCGGGTCTTGCTGCTGCTTCCGACCGACGGCGCCACCGACGACCCGTTCGGCGTCAGCGTCGAACCGGAATGGGTCGAAACCGTCGCGCGGCTGGCGCGCGCGCGCGTGCCGCTGCTCGCAGACGTGCCGATCGACCGTGCCGCGTGCTGGGCCGGCTTGTACGAGATGTCGCCGGACGGGCGGGCGATCGTCGGCATCGCGCCCGGCGTGCCGAACTTGTGCTTCGTGAGCGGCTCGTCCGGACACGGCGTCATGCACGCGCCGGCGCTCGGTCAGCTCGTCGCCGAGATCATCGTCGACGGCGCGGCGCGCTCGCTCGACGCCGAGCCGCTGCGCCCGGATCGTTCCTTCGGCGCGGTGCAGCCGGCGCGCGCGCACCGGCTGTAG
- a CDS encoding aromatic ring-hydroxylating dioxygenase subunit alpha has translation METFVKPQVGAGARALGAPWYRSAEVFAAERERIFARDWICVGRAEQAERAGDFFLADVAGESLIVTRGEDGELRAFYNVCRHRGTRICTERRGRFGGSIQCPYHAWTYALDGALLAARTMADVPGFERAGYPLHQAALAALDGFVFVSLAAEPEPFERAFAPLLGRFARWRIGALRTARTIEYELACNWKLVFQNYSECYHCPLVHPQLERLSPSESGRNDLSEGPFLGGYSELRRHGTSLTASGTTARAPLGELCGADLHRVYYYTIFPSLLLSLHPDYVMAHYVEPLAADRTRIVCGWLFDPLAAASPEFDPSDAVGFWDVTNRQDWRINELTQLGIGSRAYEPGPYANAEGLLAAFDRHYLAVMR, from the coding sequence ATGGAGACGTTCGTCAAGCCGCAGGTCGGCGCCGGAGCGCGAGCGCTCGGCGCACCGTGGTACCGTTCAGCGGAGGTCTTTGCGGCGGAGCGCGAGCGCATCTTCGCGCGCGACTGGATCTGCGTCGGCCGCGCCGAGCAGGCCGAACGCGCCGGCGACTTCTTCCTCGCCGACGTCGCGGGCGAGTCGCTGATCGTCACGCGCGGCGAGGACGGTGAGCTGCGCGCGTTCTACAACGTCTGCCGCCACCGCGGCACGCGCATCTGCACCGAGCGCCGCGGACGGTTCGGCGGCTCGATCCAGTGCCCGTACCACGCCTGGACGTACGCGCTCGACGGCGCGTTGTTGGCAGCGCGCACGATGGCCGACGTGCCGGGGTTCGAGCGCGCGGGCTATCCGCTGCACCAAGCCGCGCTTGCGGCGCTCGACGGCTTCGTCTTCGTCTCGCTCGCCGCCGAGCCCGAGCCGTTCGAGCGCGCGTTCGCGCCGCTGCTCGGGCGGTTCGCGCGCTGGCGGATCGGCGCGCTGCGCACCGCGCGCACGATCGAGTACGAGCTCGCCTGCAACTGGAAGCTCGTGTTTCAAAACTACTCGGAATGCTATCACTGCCCGCTCGTCCACCCGCAGCTCGAGCGGCTCTCCCCGTCCGAGAGCGGCCGCAACGACTTGAGCGAAGGCCCGTTCCTCGGCGGCTACTCCGAGCTGCGCCGCCACGGTACGAGCCTGACCGCCAGCGGCACCACGGCGCGCGCGCCGCTCGGCGAGCTGTGCGGCGCGGATCTGCACCGCGTCTACTATTACACGATCTTTCCGTCGCTGCTGCTCAGCCTGCACCCGGATTACGTGATGGCGCACTACGTCGAGCCGCTCGCGGCGGACCGCACGCGGATCGTCTGCGGGTGGCTGTTCGATCCGCTCGCCGCCGCCTCGCCGGAGTTCGATCCGAGCGACGCGGTCGGCTTTTGGGACGTGACCAATCGCCAAGACTGGCGGATCAACGAGCTGACGCAGCTCGGGATCGGCTCGCGGGCGTACGAGCCCGGGCCGTACGCGAACGCGGAAGGGCTGCTGGCCGCGTTCGACCGCCACTACCTGGCCGTCATGCGCTGA
- a CDS encoding peptide ABC transporter substrate-binding protein has protein sequence MRRTCAALALGALLALGACTPAHDAAVGGRHPWTRPGVLRIADVADPDSLNPLLSTMDLSYDLSSLLFSYLVIADAHGRPIGDLATAVPSLANGGISPDGKTYTYHLRPNVRWHDGAALTSRDVAFSWRAIVNPRNNVLHREGYQEVARIETPDPRTVVVHLKRRYPPFVTQFFTTLQEGAKPVVPAHLLDGLPEINDAPFNAQPVGSGPFRFVAWERGHRIVLAANDRYFKGRPKLRRIELTIMPDMNTVATALRTHEIDMPVAANALIYDELRALPGVRATLTDWNSELLLMLDDARPALRDPNVRRALARAIDYSVLIDKLTYRTALPARDIVPPTSLGFANNAPYPHDPVAARALLERSGWRTGRDGIRTKNGARLSLVMVIGPTGLAPLVAVQVQAMLREVGIELTIKPYPYKGIFAFDGPIVNGRFDLAVFANTLPYDPDSTSTLACGELAPKGENESRFCDRRVDALERAGLATDDPRRRAAIYREIGRRVHDLVPYLPLYRQRRPSVFNDDLHGYDPAPVAAPWWNAYTWSI, from the coding sequence TTGAGACGGACGTGCGCAGCGCTCGCGCTCGGCGCGCTGCTCGCGCTCGGCGCCTGCACGCCGGCGCACGACGCCGCGGTGGGCGGTCGGCATCCGTGGACGCGTCCCGGCGTGCTGCGCATCGCCGACGTCGCCGATCCCGACTCGCTGAACCCGCTGCTCTCGACGATGGACTTGAGCTACGATCTTTCTTCGCTGCTCTTCTCGTACTTGGTGATCGCCGACGCGCACGGCCGGCCGATCGGCGATCTGGCGACCGCGGTGCCGTCGCTCGCGAACGGCGGCATCTCGCCCGACGGCAAGACGTACACGTACCATCTGCGGCCGAACGTGCGCTGGCACGACGGCGCCGCGCTGACCTCGCGCGACGTCGCCTTCTCCTGGCGCGCGATCGTCAACCCGCGCAACAACGTCCTCCACCGCGAAGGCTATCAAGAGGTCGCGCGGATCGAGACGCCCGACCCGCGCACCGTCGTCGTGCACTTGAAACGCCGCTACCCGCCGTTCGTCACCCAGTTCTTCACCACGCTGCAGGAAGGCGCGAAGCCGGTCGTCCCGGCGCACCTGCTCGACGGGCTTCCCGAAATCAACGACGCGCCGTTCAACGCGCAGCCGGTCGGGAGCGGTCCGTTCCGCTTCGTCGCCTGGGAGCGCGGGCACCGCATCGTCCTCGCCGCGAACGACCGCTATTTCAAGGGACGGCCGAAGCTCCGGCGGATCGAGCTCACCATCATGCCGGACATGAACACCGTCGCGACGGCGCTGCGCACGCACGAGATCGACATGCCGGTCGCCGCGAACGCGCTGATCTACGACGAGCTCCGTGCGCTGCCCGGCGTTCGCGCGACGCTGACCGATTGGAACTCCGAGCTGCTGCTGATGCTCGACGACGCGCGGCCCGCGCTGCGCGATCCGAACGTGCGGCGCGCGCTCGCGCGCGCGATCGACTACTCGGTGCTGATCGACAAGCTCACGTACCGCACCGCGCTGCCGGCGCGCGACATCGTCCCGCCCACCTCGCTCGGGTTCGCGAACAACGCGCCGTATCCGCACGATCCGGTAGCGGCGCGCGCGCTGCTCGAGCGCAGCGGCTGGCGCACCGGACGGGATGGGATCCGCACCAAGAACGGCGCCCGGCTCAGCCTGGTGATGGTGATCGGGCCGACCGGCCTGGCACCGCTGGTCGCGGTGCAAGTGCAGGCGATGCTGCGCGAGGTCGGGATCGAGCTGACGATCAAACCGTACCCGTACAAGGGCATCTTCGCGTTCGACGGCCCGATCGTGAACGGGCGTTTCGACTTAGCGGTGTTCGCGAACACGCTGCCGTACGATCCCGACTCGACCAGCACCCTCGCGTGCGGCGAGCTGGCGCCGAAGGGCGAGAACGAGTCGCGGTTCTGCGACCGCCGCGTCGACGCGCTCGAGCGCGCCGGGCTCGCGACCGACGATCCGCGGCGGCGCGCGGCGATCTACCGCGAGATCGGCCGGCGCGTGCACGATCTCGTTCCGTACCTGCCGCTCTACCGCCAGCGGCGCCCGTCGGTCTTCAACGACGACCTGCACGGCTACGACCCGGCGCCGGTCGCCGCGCCGTGGTGGAACGCCTACACGTGGTCGATCTAA
- a CDS encoding tetratricopeptide repeat protein encodes MAVASVVALAAVTCSAAAQNYSRPTAPPRTTDAGALAAQARDRLVHERFLRGVAAEERGDWSAAESEFRSAVALDPPEPKGSSARYDLALAETHLGRDDAAVTLLQEALHRDPRFAAAAANLVVIELRRGNLPAARAAADRYLAFAPDSVLARYARGLAALKAGDLATARADFRALIGADPSYAAAHYDLALVELRAGRDDTARIELDRALELFPAYARARFALGTLLMRDGRRADARVAFDRAARDAADPALRALAIDLRDRL; translated from the coding sequence ATGGCGGTCGCGTCGGTGGTGGCGCTCGCGGCCGTAACCTGCAGCGCCGCGGCGCAGAACTACTCGCGCCCCACCGCGCCGCCGCGCACGACCGACGCCGGCGCGCTTGCCGCCCAGGCGCGCGACCGGCTCGTCCACGAGCGCTTCCTGCGCGGCGTCGCCGCCGAGGAGCGCGGCGACTGGAGCGCGGCGGAGAGCGAGTTCCGCAGCGCCGTCGCGCTCGACCCGCCCGAGCCGAAGGGGTCCTCGGCGCGGTACGACTTGGCGCTGGCGGAGACGCACCTCGGCCGGGACGACGCCGCCGTCACGCTGCTGCAGGAGGCACTCCATCGCGATCCGCGTTTCGCGGCGGCGGCCGCGAACCTGGTCGTGATCGAGCTGCGGCGCGGCAACCTTCCCGCCGCGCGCGCCGCCGCCGACCGCTATCTGGCCTTTGCGCCGGACTCGGTGCTGGCGCGCTACGCGCGCGGGCTGGCGGCGCTGAAAGCCGGCGACCTCGCAACGGCGCGGGCCGACTTCCGCGCGCTGATCGGCGCCGACCCCTCGTACGCGGCGGCGCACTACGACCTCGCGCTGGTCGAGCTGCGCGCGGGCCGTGATGACACGGCGCGCATCGAGCTGGACCGCGCGCTCGAGCTCTTTCCGGCGTACGCGCGGGCGCGCTTCGCGCTCGGCACGCTGCTGATGCGCGACGGGCGCCGCGCCGACGCCCGCGTCGCGTTCGACCGCGCGGCGCGCGACGCGGCTGATCCGGCGCTGCGCGCGCTGGCGATCGATCTGCGCGACCGGCTTTAG
- a CDS encoding SCO family protein, with the protein MVRAGVALVIMCGATAIAGDRIMCGAPAIAGVPHDVRDVPLIDQRGAAFTLRALARPTAVIFVASRCTDACPIAEALFARLDAKLRRAHVDARLLTVTLEPDYDRPFVMARKARTFNADPARWRWASGDPAAVRRVLDAFNVPRLDGKFHGTFAYVLDARALPARLVLLSTAADDELLNDLRAAAARRTH; encoded by the coding sequence GTGGTCCGAGCGGGTGTCGCGCTCGTGATCATGTGCGGGGCGACGGCGATAGCCGGCGACCGCATCATGTGCGGGGCGCCGGCGATCGCTGGCGTCCCGCACGACGTCCGCGACGTCCCGCTGATCGACCAGCGCGGCGCGGCCTTCACCCTGCGGGCGCTGGCACGGCCGACCGCGGTCATCTTCGTCGCCTCGCGCTGCACCGACGCCTGCCCGATCGCCGAAGCGCTCTTCGCCCGGCTCGACGCGAAGCTGCGGCGCGCGCACGTCGACGCGCGGCTGCTGACGGTGACGCTCGAGCCCGACTACGATCGGCCCTTCGTGATGGCACGCAAGGCGCGCACGTTCAACGCCGATCCGGCGCGCTGGCGCTGGGCGAGCGGCGATCCCGCCGCGGTTCGGCGCGTCCTCGACGCGTTCAACGTCCCCCGGCTCGACGGAAAGTTTCACGGCACCTTCGCCTACGTGCTCGACGCGCGCGCGCTCCCGGCCCGGCTGGTGCTGCTCTCGACCGCCGCCGACGACGAGCTGCTGAACGACTTGCGCGCCGCCGCCGCGCGGCGAACCCACTAA